The DNA window CAAGGTCGATGGCGTCGCCAACCGCCGCCTGGCCTTCTCGCGCCTGCGCGACAAGGAAGCCGTGGGCACGCTGTTCACCACGCTGGGCCCGCGTTACCAGTCGCGCCCGGGTGGCTACCTGCGCATCCTCAAGTGCGGTTTCCGCGCTGGCGACAACGCGCCGATGGCCTATGTCGAGCTGGTGGACCGTCCGGAAGCGGCCGCCGAGTAAGCGCGGCGATACATCGCTCCAGACATTCTGCAGACCCCGGCGCATGCCGGGGTTTTGCATTCTGGGGTGGGCAAAAGGCCGTGGTGTTGGCCGTGCGTGCCGTGGATGGGGATAATGCGGGCATCATCCTCTCGCCTGTCGTCATGAACCCTTTTCGCTGGTCGTTCCGCGCACAGTTTCTTTTCGGCTTCCTGGTCTGTGTCGCCCTGCTCGGTGCCGCGCTCTACACCCAGTACTTCCAGGGGCAGATCCCGTGTCCGCTGTGCAGCTTCCAGCGTGGCGCCTTCGCGCTGCTGGCGGTGGTGTTCCTGATCGGCGGCCTGCACGGCCCACGGCGGCGCGGCGGGCGGGGCGTCTACGGGATCCTCGCGCTGATCGCCGGCGGGTTGGGAATCGCCATCGCCACCCGGCACGTCTGGCTGCAGCACCTGCCCAAGGATCAGGTGCCGGCATGCGGCCCGGATCTGGCTTACATGATGCAGGCCTTCCCGCTGGGCGACATGGTGCGCCATGTACTGACCGGCGCGGGCGAGTGCGCCGAGGTCACCTGGCGCCTGCTCGGGCTGTCGATGCCCGAATGGGCCCTGATCTGGTTCGTGGCGCTGGTGCTGTGGGCGCTGATTGCCGCCTTTCGCAGCCGCAAGCCCAACCTGCTGCGTGAGCTGCGGATGCCCTGAATCCGGCTGGGACCGGTCGCGATCGTCGACCGGCCTTGCGCCATGAGGTTGCGAACGACGCGTCAGAAGTCCTGCTGCACGCTCAGGAAGACGCCGCGCCGCGGCGCCCATTGCGGCGCGAACACACCGATGCCGCCGCCGTCGCGCAGCTGATAGCTGCGATCCAGCGCGTTCACCGCAGCGATCTGCACGTGCAACGGATGCTGGGTGTTGGCCTCGAAGTCGTGCCCCGCGCTCAGGTTGAGCTGGAAATAGGAAGGCAGCGAGGCGCCGTTGGGCACGGTGTCCGTATCGGTACGCAGGCCGCTGCCATACAGGTAGTTGGCGCCCACCCTGTTGTGGCCGGCGAAGCTGTAGTTGATCCCGCCCGACGAGGTCAGCTTCTGGTCGTGGTCCAGGTGGATCCAGTTGTCCGCCACGTAGGCCAGGGCGTCGGGATCGAAGTTGTAGGCGCCGGTCATGACCTGCTTGCCCATCGCCCGGCTGTAAGCCGCGTTGAAATACGCGCTCACCGGCCCGTTGTCGTAGTCGGCGGAGAACTCCAGGCCATGGACGTGGCCGTAGCGGTAGTTGAAGGTCGAGTAGATGTAGGCGGCGCCGAACTGCCCCTCGTCCTGCAGGCGGTCGGCCAGGCGGTCGTAAGCGTCCAGTCCCAGGGTCAGATGGTCGCCGACCTGTTGGGAGATGCCCAGGTCGTAGTAGTCGCTGCGCTCGCTGAGCGGAACCTGCGCGCCGGCGGCCAGTTGCTGGTTGGTGGTGCCATCGAACAGGGCGATGTCCCCGGAGGAGATCAATTCGCTTGCCGGCGGCGTGAAGTAACGCGCGTAGCCTGCGTGCAGGGTGGTGCGGTCGGTGGCCTGCCAGATCGCGCCGACGCGTGGGCTGAGCTGGCTTTCGGTCCGTCCGAAGGCCTTGTAGCGGTCTGCGCGCAGGCCGTAGTTCACCGTCCAGTCTTCGCCGAGTTTCCACTCGTCCTGCAGGTAGAGCGCCGTGGTGCTGGCGTGGAAGCGGCTGCTGTCGCCGATCAGCTCGGGAACGTTGCTGGTCTGGTTGCCATCGGCATCGGCCGGGAAGACCCAGCTGTTGTCGCTGGCGGTGGCGTGCTCGAAGTCGCCGTACAGGCCGTAGCGCAAGGTATGCGATTGGCCCAGCGGGGTGGAGACATCGGCCTGCAGCACGTTGGCGCGGTTGCCGCGATCGACCTGCGAGGCGACGCCATCGAAGATCAGATCGCCGGTCACGTCGGGATCGAAGGCCACGCTGCTGTAGCGCTGGCCCAGCGAGACCTGATAGGCGCTGTCGCCGATCAGGCCCTGCAGCGCGACGGTGGCGAAGCGGGTGTTTTCGCGCTGGCGCTCATCGAGTGCGCTGGAATCGAAATCGGTCTGCCCCCGGTTGTCGAACGCCGGAGTCTGCCCGGGGTTGTTGGGCACCTGGAAGCGGTTGTTGGCGTAACCGGCCATCAGGCTCAGGCGCGTGTCCTCATTGACCAGATAGGTCAGGTCGGCGAAGGCCTTGCCCTGGTGGGTCTTGTCGTGATCGGGCGTGCGCGAATTGGTGGGATTCTCCAGGCCGATCTTGTTCTGGTCGTAATCGCCGGTCACGAACCAGCTCCAGCGGCCCTGGCCGCCCCACCAGGCCAGCGAAGGATTGAAGGTGCCGAACGAGCCCGTGGTCACCCCGACGCTGCCGCCGTTGCCCAGCGCCTGGCCGCTCTTGGTGGTGATGTCGACCACCGCGGCGGTCCGGTCACCGAACTGGGCCGGCAGCGCGCCATCGAGCAGCCGGATGCTGGCCACGGTGCGCGGATCCAGACTCTGGCCGAAGCCGGAAATGGACTCGGGCAGGATCACGCCGTTGATGCGGTACTGCAGATTGGCGTGGTCGCCGCGGACGTGGACGCCGCCGTAGGAATCCTGGACGACGCCTGGCGCCTGCAGCAGGACCTGGTTCATCGGCGTGGAGGCCCCGAGCGGCAGCCGGTCGATGTCGGCCCCGGTAATGGTGAACTGGCTGCTGCCGATGTCAGGCGACAGTGCATTGCGCGCCTGGTCCAGCTTGGCGTGGACCTTGACCACGTCCAGGTCGACCGTGGTGTCCGTGGGGGCGTCGTCGGCCAGGGCGAGCAGGGGTGTGGTCGCCAGTGCCAGGGCGATCGCTGAGGCGAGCAGGTTCGGGGTTTTCATCGGGGGTGGGGCCGTTGTGGAAAATGTTATGAGATAACGTTCCTCCTGCTGGGCTTGCGCCGCCCAGGCCGAAAGTCATGCGGAGCAATTCCGCGTTTCCCGGGGTTTAGAGACCTCGGAAAACTGTCGGAATCGACAGGGAGTTCGTCCTGGGTCCCGCGCTCTGCGATCATGGGGCGTCCTTCAGGAGCCCCGCATGTCCGCCGCAGCCCCCGCGATTCCTCTTTCTGCCACGTCTGGCGACTGGCGCCCCGACAGCTGGCGCACGCGCCCGGCGCTGCAGCTGCCCACCTACCCCGATGCGAGCGCGCTGCAGTCCGCCGTGGAGGAACTGGGGCGCCTGCCACCGCTGGTGACGTCCTGGGAGATCTTCGCGCTCAAGAAGCAGCTGGCCGAGGCGCAGGAAGGCAAGCGCTTCCTGTTGCAGGGTGGCGACTGTGCCGAGAGTTTCGACGACTGCGAGTCAGGCCTGATTTCCAACCGGCTCAAGGTGCTGTTGCAGATGAGCCTGGTGCTGGTGCACGGGCTGCAGCTGCCGGTGGTGCGGGTGGGGCGGTTCGCCGGGCAGTACGCCAAGCCGCGCTCGGCCGACCTGGAGACGCGCGGGGACATCACCCTGCCGAGCTACCGCGGCGATCTGGTGAACGGTCCGGAGTTCAGCGAGGCCGCGCGCATTCCCGACCCGCAGCGCATGATCCGCGCGCACTCGCGCTCGGCGATGACGATGAACTTCGTGCGTGCGTTGATCGATGGTGGGTTCGCCGATCTGCACCATCCGGAATACTGGAACCTGGCCTGGGTGGGCTACTCGCCGCTGGCCAACGAGTATCAGCAGATGGTGGCCGACATCGGCGGCGCGGTGCGCTTCATGGAGACCCTGGCCGGCTCGGAGGTGCACAACCTCAACCGGATCGATTTCTACACCTCGCACGAGGCATTGCTGCTGCCCTACGAGCAGGCGCTGACACGCGAGGTTCCGCGGCAGCGGGGCTGGTTCAACCTGTCCACCCATTATCCGTGGATCGGCATGCGCACTGCCGCGCTCGATGGTGCGCATGTGGAGTATCTGCGCGGCGTGCGCAATCCGATCGCGATCAAGATCGGGCCCTCGGTGCAGCCCGATCAGCTGCTGCGCCTGATGGACGTGCTCAATCCGGATGACGAACCGGGGCGCCTGAGCTTCATCCACCGCATGGGTGCAGGCCAGATCGCGCAGAAGCTGCCGCCCCTGCTGGACGCGGTCAGGCGCGACGGTCGGCGCGTGCTCTGGGTCTGCGATGCGATGCATGGCAACACCGAGAGCACCAGCAACGGCTTCAAGACCCGGCGCTTCGACAACATCCGCAGTGAGGTCGAGCAGTCCTTCGAGCTGCACGCCGCCGCAGGCACGCGTCTGGGAGGCGTGCACCTGGAGTTGACCGGCGAGGATGTGACCGAATGTACCGGCGGGGCGCGCGAGCTGACCGACATCGACCTGGAGCGGGCCTACCGTTCGACCGTCGACCCGCGCCTGAACTATGAGCAGTCGCTGGAGATCGCGATGCTGATCGTGCGCAAGCAGCGCCAGTCACGCGGGCAGGCGGCCTGATTGCGGTGTTTCACGGTGCCGGCGCGCCCGGCACCGACATGAACTGCACGACGGGCTTTGGCATAGTCCAGGCATGAAGCACCTGGACTGGAACTCCGCCGCCCCCTACGTCGTGCCGCTGGGAATCTCGCTGTTGCTCGGGCTGCTGGCCTGGAGCGTGTTCCTGTGGATGGCGCGACGCACGCGCAACAAGGATTACCGGCGTGCGCGCATCGTGCGCGTGCTGAGCGTGCCGTTGGCCTTCCTGTTGCCGATGCTGTTCCTGATCATCGGATTGGAGGCCACGCCGCTGCGCGACGGCGACCTGGCCCTGGTGGTGCGCACCCTGCATATCGGCATCACCGGCTGCGTCACCTGGTTGCTGGTGCGGGTGGTCAACGCGATCGTCGCGGCCATCCTGCGGGATCACCCAATCAACGTCGTGGACAACCTGGCGGCGCGCCAGATCCATACCCAGACCCGCGTGCTGGGCCGGATCGCGGCGGGGCTGGTGATGCTGATCGGCGTGTCGGTGGTGCTGCTGAGCTTCGATGAGGTCAAGCAGGTCGGCAAGACGCTGCTGGCCTCGGCCGGCATCATCGGCCTGGTGGCCGGCATCGCCGCCAAGCCGGTGTTCGGCAATCTGATCGCAGGCCTGCAGATCGCCCTGGCCCAGCCGATCCGGCTGGATGACGTGGTCATCGTGGAAGGCGAGTGGGGCCGGATCGAGGAGATCACCAGTTCCTTCGTGGTGGTGAACATCTGGGATGAGCGCCGCATGGTGGTGCCGTTGACCTGGTTCATCGAGAACCCGTTCCAGAACTGGACCCGGCGCAGCGCGCAGCTGCTGGGGACCATCATGCTGTTCCTGGATTACCGCACGCCGATGGGTGAGGTCCGCGCCGAGCTGGAGCGCATCTGCAAGCGCGATGCGCGCTGGGACGGCCGGGTCTGCATCGCCCAGGTCACCGACACCACGGAAACCACCATGCAGGTCCGCCTGCTGGTCAGTGCACGCAATTCGGCCGACGCCTTCGATCTGCGTTGCGTGGTGCGCGAGCAGATCCTCGAGTTCCTGGCGCGCGAACACCTGTACGCGCTGCCGCGGACCCGCGCCGAGCTCAGCAGCGATCCGGAACCGATGCTCGACACGCCCGCGGTACGGCCGTCCCTGCACCAGACGCGCTCGCCCAGTCCCCAGGATGGCCCGCCGCCGATCAGCCACGGCGATCACGACGCCGCGGAAGTCGCATCGCGGCCCGAGTGACCGCCGTCAGCGCGTGCAGCCTTACGGCTTGGCGGCGCTGGCGGACATCGCGATGGTGGGAAGGTACTGCGGCGGCTTGCGCGCCTGCGTGCGCTGCTCGTAGTCGTAGCCCAGCTCGATCAGGCGAGCTTCACTCCAGGCCGTGCCCATGAACAGCACGCCGAGGGGCAGGCCCTGCGCGGTGCTCCCCATCGGGATGGTCAGGCTGGGATAACCGGCCACCGCCGCCGCGCCATAACCGGCCCCGGGAAAGGGATCCTTGAACGCGGGATCGGTGCGCCAGGCCGGGCCGGTGGCCGCCCCGACCAGCGCGTCCAGGTGCTGTGCCTTGAGCGCGGCGTCGATGCCCTCGGGGCCGGCCAGGCGCTTGATGCGCGAGCGTGCCTGGATGTAGGCCGGATCGTTCAAGCCCCCCATCGCCGCGGATTGCTCGAACAGCTCCTGTCCGAACAACGGCATTTCCTCGCGCGCATGCTGCTGGTTGAAGCCGATCAGCTGCTGCAGGGAGGTCACGGGCGCGTCGTGCGTGGTGAGGTAGCGGGCCAGGCCGTTCTTGAACTCGGTCTTGAGCACGAACAATTCATCGTCGTCCCACTGCCCGGCAGTGGGAATCTGGGCATCGACCACGGTCGCGCCCGCCTGACGCAAGG is part of the Pseudoxanthomonas sp. JBR18 genome and encodes:
- the rplQ gene encoding 50S ribosomal protein L17; protein product: MRHQKAGRKFSRTSSHRAAMFSNMAASLIKHGLIKTTLPKAKELRRVAEPLITLAKVDGVANRRLAFSRLRDKEAVGTLFTTLGPRYQSRPGGYLRILKCGFRAGDNAPMAYVELVDRPEAAAE
- a CDS encoding disulfide bond formation protein B; its protein translation is MNPFRWSFRAQFLFGFLVCVALLGAALYTQYFQGQIPCPLCSFQRGAFALLAVVFLIGGLHGPRRRGGRGVYGILALIAGGLGIAIATRHVWLQHLPKDQVPACGPDLAYMMQAFPLGDMVRHVLTGAGECAEVTWRLLGLSMPEWALIWFVALVLWALIAAFRSRKPNLLRELRMP
- a CDS encoding TonB-dependent receptor, whose protein sequence is MKTPNLLASAIALALATTPLLALADDAPTDTTVDLDVVKVHAKLDQARNALSPDIGSSQFTITGADIDRLPLGASTPMNQVLLQAPGVVQDSYGGVHVRGDHANLQYRINGVILPESISGFGQSLDPRTVASIRLLDGALPAQFGDRTAAVVDITTKSGQALGNGGSVGVTTGSFGTFNPSLAWWGGQGRWSWFVTGDYDQNKIGLENPTNSRTPDHDKTHQGKAFADLTYLVNEDTRLSLMAGYANNRFQVPNNPGQTPAFDNRGQTDFDSSALDERQRENTRFATVALQGLIGDSAYQVSLGQRYSSVAFDPDVTGDLIFDGVASQVDRGNRANVLQADVSTPLGQSHTLRYGLYGDFEHATASDNSWVFPADADGNQTSNVPELIGDSSRFHASTTALYLQDEWKLGEDWTVNYGLRADRYKAFGRTESQLSPRVGAIWQATDRTTLHAGYARYFTPPASELISSGDIALFDGTTNQQLAAGAQVPLSERSDYYDLGISQQVGDHLTLGLDAYDRLADRLQDEGQFGAAYIYSTFNYRYGHVHGLEFSADYDNGPVSAYFNAAYSRAMGKQVMTGAYNFDPDALAYVADNWIHLDHDQKLTSSGGINYSFAGHNRVGANYLYGSGLRTDTDTVPNGASLPSYFQLNLSAGHDFEANTQHPLHVQIAAVNALDRSYQLRDGGGIGVFAPQWAPRRGVFLSVQQDF
- a CDS encoding 3-deoxy-7-phosphoheptulonate synthase class II; protein product: MSAAAPAIPLSATSGDWRPDSWRTRPALQLPTYPDASALQSAVEELGRLPPLVTSWEIFALKKQLAEAQEGKRFLLQGGDCAESFDDCESGLISNRLKVLLQMSLVLVHGLQLPVVRVGRFAGQYAKPRSADLETRGDITLPSYRGDLVNGPEFSEAARIPDPQRMIRAHSRSAMTMNFVRALIDGGFADLHHPEYWNLAWVGYSPLANEYQQMVADIGGAVRFMETLAGSEVHNLNRIDFYTSHEALLLPYEQALTREVPRQRGWFNLSTHYPWIGMRTAALDGAHVEYLRGVRNPIAIKIGPSVQPDQLLRLMDVLNPDDEPGRLSFIHRMGAGQIAQKLPPLLDAVRRDGRRVLWVCDAMHGNTESTSNGFKTRRFDNIRSEVEQSFELHAAAGTRLGGVHLELTGEDVTECTGGARELTDIDLERAYRSTVDPRLNYEQSLEIAMLIVRKQRQSRGQAA
- a CDS encoding mechanosensitive ion channel domain-containing protein, whose translation is MKHLDWNSAAPYVVPLGISLLLGLLAWSVFLWMARRTRNKDYRRARIVRVLSVPLAFLLPMLFLIIGLEATPLRDGDLALVVRTLHIGITGCVTWLLVRVVNAIVAAILRDHPINVVDNLAARQIHTQTRVLGRIAAGLVMLIGVSVVLLSFDEVKQVGKTLLASAGIIGLVAGIAAKPVFGNLIAGLQIALAQPIRLDDVVIVEGEWGRIEEITSSFVVVNIWDERRMVVPLTWFIENPFQNWTRRSAQLLGTIMLFLDYRTPMGEVRAELERICKRDARWDGRVCIAQVTDTTETTMQVRLLVSARNSADAFDLRCVVREQILEFLAREHLYALPRTRAELSSDPEPMLDTPAVRPSLHQTRSPSPQDGPPPISHGDHDAAEVASRPE